From the Nodularia sp. NIES-3585 genome, one window contains:
- a CDS encoding aromatic ring-hydroxylating dioxygenase subunit alpha: MNVNLQNVSPNHKPRIFNNPERFVEGWYWVMPSKSLRVGKVKAVTVLGKELAIYRGKDKRVVIVDAYCPHMGAHLAEGKVEGNELRCFFHHWKFDDQGFCVDIPCLNQPITIKLKTWPTDEKYGMIWVWTGEVPKQPLPFVLELENKECDAIFGAYFLVNSHPNAVMINPIDAQHLNTVHKLTTEIHFDKQEINQNAIVFTNTTSNTGSSFLEKLIRPFCKNSNYNICYWYGSTNIVTFGPDCFHVHVMLAVRLLEGGKSEVQIMLISKKRQGIFGWLYNRAVLWLTKIVGISFIQDDLKIFETIKFDLKTPIKTDHSIMQFVNHLERQKPLMLKTWQLARSQNVEIKETREKWQDTKSND, translated from the coding sequence ATGAATGTTAATTTACAGAACGTTAGCCCAAACCATAAACCGAGAATTTTCAATAATCCTGAACGTTTTGTTGAGGGATGGTATTGGGTTATGCCATCAAAAAGTCTCCGCGTCGGGAAGGTAAAGGCTGTCACAGTTTTGGGTAAAGAATTAGCTATTTACCGTGGTAAAGATAAAAGAGTAGTTATCGTTGATGCCTACTGTCCACATATGGGCGCTCACTTAGCTGAAGGCAAAGTTGAGGGTAATGAACTACGCTGTTTTTTTCATCATTGGAAGTTTGATGACCAAGGATTTTGTGTTGATATTCCATGTTTAAATCAGCCTATTACCATCAAGTTAAAAACTTGGCCTACAGATGAGAAGTATGGGATGATTTGGGTTTGGACTGGAGAAGTACCTAAACAACCCCTACCCTTTGTTTTGGAGTTAGAAAACAAGGAATGTGATGCTATCTTTGGTGCTTATTTTTTGGTGAATTCTCACCCTAATGCGGTGATGATTAATCCTATCGATGCTCAACACTTAAATACAGTTCACAAATTAACAACAGAAATTCATTTTGACAAACAGGAAATCAATCAAAATGCTATTGTCTTCACCAATACTACATCTAATACTGGAAGTTCATTTTTAGAGAAGCTGATACGTCCCTTCTGTAAAAATAGTAATTACAATATTTGCTATTGGTACGGTAGCACTAACATAGTAACATTTGGGCCTGATTGCTTCCATGTTCACGTTATGTTGGCTGTGCGTCTTTTGGAAGGAGGAAAATCGGAAGTTCAGATCATGCTGATTAGTAAGAAACGTCAGGGAATTTTTGGTTGGTTATATAATCGAGCGGTGCTTTGGCTGACTAAAATTGTGGGTATAAGTTTTATCCAGGATGACCTGAAGATTTTTGAGACAATTAAGTTTGATTTGAAAACCCCAATCAAGACAGATCACTCAATTATGCAGTTTGTCAACCATCTGGAAAGACAAAAACCCCTAATGTTAAAGACTTGGCAGTTGGCGCGATCGCAAAATGTGGAGATTAAGGAAACCCGCGAAAAATGGCAGGATACAAAGTCTAATGACTGA
- a CDS encoding translocation/assembly module TamB, whose protein sequence is MTKSPNEDHQSNSSARKRLWLMVLNRGGIALGGLLLVGMAGGIWRLWSFVQKELTPLAESGITNTLNRPVNLGEVTGFSLTGVQFGASSIPATPTDPDRAVVDAVEVGFDPWQLIFSRQLKLDVTLVNPDIYIEQDNQGRWITTEVAPPGEPALIKTDLDKLRFRNGQLLLIPQVRDETVISTVTPVAFSQLNGTAQLLEKNRLVKFDVRGEAGSGGNIAIQGEVVPQTLAAKLQLRSQDLLASQITQLIKLPFHFQAGRVNGNLQIQLRPEQPTLLFGNADLQAATLQIPNVPQALLNTQGAIRFSGTEVQLDNIIGSYGKIPLVATGIIDPQTGYKLAGRVDAVSVANAQESLNVTSPVPVTGELQANLQILGPINQPVLSGAIATIKTAQIDKIDFKKITSKFEFAPNANLIRLRDIQGEAAIGGEITGVGNIQLGTTPQLDFNFAAKNISGDALLAAVGIAQVYQTQPPIQIGTVSATAQLIGAANNVQTVVRWQAPEATYPGTGEIVIAADRTLTFKNVALNVAGGMVRGSGSFANQRWRAVTQASGVKLTPFVDENQLQNISLAGAEFNGRVILEGRAEPFQVATIRTEDAGVNIGGGTVAVSRVQWQDQNFSAQLVANGVRLGRIFKESPPAFNNPLAGTFQIAGNTENFGLNTLRGTGEARLNVGGGTVTAANIQLAAGLYQAQVRANNVAVQQLAAVPEQFKGGLTGQFNVAGSVESFSPAAIQASGEARLNLPGGAITASNIQLANGLYQAQVQTNNLPLQQLVAVPPQFRGGLTGQLNVAGSVESFSPETIQASGQGRLNVAGGTITASNIQLVNGRYQAIVDASGVELNRLNQQLRGDFDGKLQVAGILGSATFADVRAAGQVQLSQGIPGLEQPLIAALTWTGEKLAIEQAIATGLNVSGEILTNAKTATAIPEITQLNLNVQAQNYNLQQLPINLPNQFAVAGNVDFDGKITGNLPLPNVTGKIGLRDLVLQDIAFEPLLTGNIQSATGQGLNLDLSGNRDRIALNLDAQNRPQSFLVQWQEALATGQAQGDDLAIKVANFPLQILNLTPPPDLRLGSGTVAGVMTGDVQINQQTLAARGDLAIASPQIGRITGDRLAAQFSYSNGKATLTSSEFVRGDSRYAFTGNFGQTPQGPQLQGKLNVNQGNIQDVLTVAQIFELQDFQRGTQEPNYGTAKDLATISRGLPEQPLLTQLKRFYEIDALLAAQEQQRRESNPIPDLADLQGNFNGEIAVDTATANGLSVGFNLRGQDFTWGKETETDRFYSANNIVAQGSFENGILQLRPLLISLENSRLAFAGNIGGEDQSGQLRVTNFPVQLLNNFVTLPVGISGNLNGTATLAGSIANPQGKGELEITEGTLNQQPVESAIASFSYDNGRLNFGSSISVVETEPVNINGSIPYQLPFASVAPDNNQISLDIKVRNEGLGILNLLTNQVAFERGEGDVDIEVRGTTEKPIVNGIATVNNATFAAQALPGKIRRVTGKVLFDFDRILVENLEGRFSRGNVVASGEIPIFNNGQANLDNPLTVNVSEIALNLKGLYQGGASGNLQITGSALNPQIGGQVNLFNGQVLLANAANSEQPANSSNLSSSKANKQIQPDGEDAIVMFNNLDIELGKNVEVNNPPILSFRATGNLTVNGSFAEPIPDGTIILEQGGVNLFTTQFNLARGYKHTATFRANQPRDPELDVRLVAKVLDVVQSSDFTRANTAGLAALESVQVEANVQGFASQINETLELTSSPARSQTEIVALLGGGFADGQGGGDSTLGLINIAGSAVFSNFQSAFSQIGSAVGLSELRIFPTIISNSPEAGRSNSSLELAAEAGIDVSPKVSISSIKILTANDPFQWGVNYRINDEIRLRASTNLDDDSRVVVEFQRRF, encoded by the coding sequence ATGACTAAATCTCCTAATGAAGATCATCAATCCAATTCCTCTGCCCGCAAGCGTTTGTGGTTAATGGTGTTGAATCGCGGTGGCATTGCCCTGGGCGGACTTTTGCTAGTGGGAATGGCCGGCGGTATTTGGCGACTATGGAGTTTTGTACAAAAAGAATTAACTCCTTTAGCAGAAAGTGGCATCACGAACACACTCAACCGTCCAGTAAACTTGGGAGAAGTGACAGGCTTTTCCTTGACAGGAGTCCAATTTGGAGCTTCAAGCATCCCAGCCACACCCACAGATCCAGATCGGGCAGTAGTTGATGCTGTAGAAGTGGGTTTTGACCCGTGGCAATTAATTTTTAGCCGTCAACTCAAGCTGGATGTTACTTTAGTTAATCCAGATATTTATATTGAACAAGATAATCAAGGGCGCTGGATTACTACTGAAGTTGCCCCTCCAGGTGAACCAGCACTGATTAAAACTGATTTAGACAAACTCCGGTTTCGCAATGGTCAACTGCTATTAATACCGCAAGTTAGAGATGAAACTGTAATATCCACCGTCACCCCTGTAGCCTTTTCACAACTAAATGGCACAGCCCAACTGCTAGAAAAAAATCGCCTAGTTAAGTTTGACGTGAGGGGTGAAGCAGGTAGCGGGGGTAATATTGCTATTCAAGGAGAGGTAGTTCCTCAAACATTAGCAGCCAAATTACAACTGCGATCGCAAGATTTATTAGCTTCTCAAATTACCCAGCTAATTAAGTTACCCTTCCACTTCCAGGCGGGTAGAGTTAATGGCAATTTGCAAATTCAACTCAGACCAGAACAGCCAACCCTATTATTTGGTAATGCTGATTTGCAAGCAGCAACGCTGCAAATTCCCAACGTACCCCAAGCTCTTCTCAATACTCAAGGGGCCATCCGCTTCAGTGGCACAGAAGTACAGTTAGATAATATTATTGGCAGTTACGGCAAAATTCCTCTGGTGGCTACAGGCATTATCGACCCGCAAACAGGCTATAAGTTGGCAGGTCGTGTTGATGCAGTAAGTGTGGCTAATGCTCAAGAAAGTCTCAATGTGACATCACCAGTACCAGTAACTGGGGAATTACAAGCTAACTTGCAAATACTTGGCCCCATCAATCAACCCGTTCTCTCAGGCGCAATTGCCACTATTAAAACTGCCCAGATTGATAAAATTGATTTTAAGAAAATTACTAGTAAATTTGAATTTGCTCCTAATGCTAATTTAATTAGGCTCAGGGATATTCAGGGAGAAGCGGCAATTGGTGGAGAAATTACTGGTGTTGGTAACATCCAACTAGGCACAACCCCCCAATTAGATTTTAATTTTGCCGCCAAGAATATTTCTGGGGATGCGTTGCTTGCCGCCGTAGGCATCGCTCAAGTTTATCAAACTCAACCCCCGATCCAAATCGGTACTGTTTCAGCTACAGCTCAATTGATCGGTGCAGCAAACAATGTCCAAACAGTGGTCAGATGGCAAGCCCCAGAAGCCACCTATCCCGGTACTGGTGAAATCGTCATCGCCGCAGATCGTACCCTCACCTTCAAGAATGTGGCGTTGAATGTCGCTGGTGGAATGGTGCGAGGTTCTGGGAGTTTTGCTAACCAGCGTTGGCGAGCTGTTACCCAAGCCTCTGGTGTAAAGTTGACACCTTTTGTAGACGAAAATCAACTGCAAAATATCTCTTTGGCAGGGGCAGAATTCAATGGTCGTGTCATCCTGGAAGGTCGGGCAGAACCATTTCAAGTTGCCACCATTCGCACTGAAGACGCAGGAGTAAACATTGGTGGTGGCACAGTTGCAGTTTCTCGTGTTCAGTGGCAAGATCAAAACTTTTCGGCGCAACTGGTGGCTAATGGTGTGAGGCTAGGGCGCATCTTCAAGGAATCTCCCCCGGCTTTCAATAATCCCCTGGCAGGTACGTTTCAAATTGCCGGGAACACAGAAAATTTTGGACTTAACACCTTACGCGGCACCGGTGAAGCAAGGCTGAATGTGGGAGGTGGAACTGTGACAGCTGCTAATATTCAATTAGCGGCTGGTCTATATCAAGCACAAGTGCGAGCCAATAATGTGGCTGTGCAGCAATTGGCAGCCGTTCCAGAACAATTTAAAGGCGGGTTAACTGGTCAATTTAACGTCGCCGGTTCTGTGGAATCCTTTAGTCCAGCAGCTATCCAAGCCAGTGGTGAAGCACGGCTTAATCTCCCAGGTGGTGCAATTACAGCTTCTAATATTCAACTGGCTAACGGTCTATATCAAGCCCAAGTTCAAACGAATAATCTACCTTTGCAACAATTGGTAGCAGTACCTCCACAATTTCGCGGCGGGTTAACTGGTCAATTGAATGTCGCGGGGTCGGTTGAGTCCTTCAGTCCAGAAACTATTCAAGCCAGTGGTCAGGGACGGTTGAATGTTGCCGGGGGAACGATTACAGCCTCTAATATTCAATTGGTTAATGGTCGCTATCAGGCTATAGTTGATGCTTCCGGTGTGGAATTAAATCGGTTAAATCAGCAGTTACGAGGTGATTTTGACGGTAAATTGCAAGTGGCTGGCATTTTAGGATCTGCTACATTCGCTGATGTGCGTGCTGCTGGACAAGTCCAATTATCTCAAGGTATCCCCGGTCTTGAGCAACCTTTGATTGCGGCACTCACTTGGACTGGTGAAAAATTAGCTATTGAACAAGCTATAGCCACTGGATTAAATGTCAGTGGTGAAATATTAACCAATGCCAAGACTGCCACAGCTATCCCGGAGATTACACAGTTAAATCTCAACGTTCAGGCGCAGAATTACAATCTACAGCAGTTACCTATCAATTTGCCAAATCAATTTGCTGTGGCGGGAAATGTCGATTTTGACGGAAAAATCACTGGTAATTTGCCTTTGCCCAATGTCACAGGGAAAATTGGGTTAAGAGACTTGGTTTTACAGGATATAGCTTTTGAGCCTTTGTTAACTGGAAATATCCAGTCGGCAACAGGTCAAGGTTTGAATTTAGATTTGTCAGGTAATAGAGATAGAATTGCCTTGAATTTAGATGCCCAAAACCGCCCCCAATCTTTCTTAGTGCAGTGGCAAGAAGCATTAGCTACAGGTCAAGCACAAGGGGATGATTTGGCAATCAAAGTCGCTAACTTTCCTTTACAAATTTTAAATCTCACACCACCACCGGATTTGCGTTTAGGTTCTGGCACAGTGGCGGGGGTGATGACTGGGGATGTGCAGATTAATCAGCAGACATTGGCAGCCAGAGGAGATTTAGCGATCGCCTCTCCACAAATTGGCCGGATTACAGGCGATCGCCTCGCCGCTCAGTTCAGTTACAGTAATGGTAAAGCCACACTCACCAGCAGCGAATTTGTCAGAGGAGACAGTCGTTATGCCTTTACTGGCAATTTTGGTCAAACTCCCCAAGGACCCCAACTACAGGGCAAATTAAATGTCAATCAGGGTAATATTCAAGATGTGCTGACAGTAGCGCAGATATTTGAATTACAAGATTTTCAACGTGGTACACAAGAGCCAAACTACGGCACAGCAAAGGATTTGGCAACTATATCTCGGGGATTACCCGAACAGCCTTTATTAACCCAACTCAAACGCTTTTATGAAATTGATGCCCTGCTAGCGGCACAAGAACAACAACGGCGCGAATCCAATCCCATTCCCGATTTAGCTGATTTACAAGGGAATTTTAACGGAGAAATTGCCGTAGATACTGCCACAGCCAACGGCTTATCAGTAGGATTTAATTTGAGAGGTCAAGATTTTACCTGGGGTAAAGAAACCGAAACCGATCGCTTTTATAGTGCCAATAACATAGTTGCCCAAGGCAGTTTTGAAAATGGGATTTTGCAATTACGACCATTACTGATTTCCTTAGAAAATAGTCGTCTTGCTTTTGCAGGTAATATTGGCGGTGAAGATCAATCTGGTCAATTGCGGGTCACGAATTTTCCCGTGCAGTTACTGAATAATTTTGTTACCTTACCAGTTGGGATCTCAGGTAATCTCAATGGTACAGCAACTTTAGCCGGTAGCATTGCCAATCCCCAAGGCAAAGGTGAGTTAGAAATTACAGAAGGAACATTAAATCAGCAGCCAGTTGAGTCCGCGATCGCCAGTTTCAGTTACGATAATGGGCGCTTAAACTTTGGTAGCAGTATCTCAGTCGTGGAAACCGAACCAGTCAATATTAATGGCAGTATCCCCTATCAGTTACCTTTCGCTTCTGTAGCACCAGACAACAATCAAATTAGTTTGGATATCAAGGTAAGAAATGAGGGATTAGGCATATTAAATCTGTTAACTAATCAGGTAGCATTTGAGCGGGGTGAAGGAGATGTAGATATTGAAGTCCGCGGCACAACAGAAAAGCCCATAGTCAATGGTATTGCCACCGTCAATAATGCTACCTTCGCAGCCCAAGCTTTACCAGGAAAAATCAGACGTGTCACAGGAAAAGTGTTGTTTGATTTTGACCGTATTTTAGTAGAAAACCTAGAGGGCAGATTTAGCCGAGGTAATGTAGTCGCATCTGGAGAAATTCCCATATTCAACAACGGACAAGCGAATCTGGACAATCCCCTCACCGTTAACGTCAGTGAAATCGCTTTAAATCTTAAAGGCTTATACCAAGGAGGCGCTAGTGGCAATTTACAAATTACAGGTTCTGCCCTGAATCCACAAATTGGCGGTCAAGTGAATTTATTCAATGGTCAGGTTTTATTGGCAAATGCTGCCAATTCAGAGCAACCTGCCAATAGTAGTAACTTATCATCCTCTAAAGCCAACAAGCAGATTCAACCTGATGGCGAGGATGCAATTGTGATGTTTAATAATTTAGATATAGAACTAGGTAAAAACGTAGAAGTCAATAATCCACCCATTCTCAGCTTTCGAGCCACAGGTAACCTCACAGTTAACGGTTCCTTTGCCGAACCAATACCCGATGGTACTATCATCCTAGAGCAAGGTGGAGTGAATTTGTTTACTACACAATTTAACCTAGCTCGTGGTTATAAACATACAGCCACCTTTAGAGCCAACCAACCCCGCGACCCCGAATTAGATGTTCGCTTAGTCGCTAAGGTACTAGATGTCGTTCAGAGTAGTGATTTCACCAGGGCAAATACTGCCGGGTTAGCAGCTTTAGAAAGTGTGCAAGTCGAGGCAAATGTCCAAGGTTTTGCCAGTCAAATCAATGAAACACTGGAACTAACAAGCAGTCCAGCCCGCTCGCAAACTGAAATTGTTGCTTTATTAGGCGGTGGATTTGCCGATGGACAGGGAGGTGGAGATAGCACCCTGGGTCTGATTAACATTGCCGGTTCAGCGGTATTTAGCAACTTTCAGTCAGCCTTTAGCCAAATTGGTAGTGCTGTCGGATTAAGTGAACTGCGGATATTTCCTACAATCATTTCTAATAGTCCCGAAGCAGGAAGGAGCAATTCCAGTTTAGAATTGGCAGCGGAAGCGGGAATTGACGTTTCTCCCAAAGTTTCTATTTCCAGTATCAAAATTTTGACAGCAAATGATCCATTCCAGTGGGGTGTAAATTATCGCATCAATGACGAAATTCGTTTGCGTGCCTCCACTAATTTAGACGATGATAGTCGTGTTGTAGTGGAGTTTCAACGGCGATTTTAA